A stretch of Phoenix dactylifera cultivar Barhee BC4 chromosome 16, palm_55x_up_171113_PBpolish2nd_filt_p, whole genome shotgun sequence DNA encodes these proteins:
- the LOC103723046 gene encoding F-box/FBD/LRR-repeat protein At1g13570-like isoform X1, whose product MAGRTMPDPGGADRLSSLPDAILSSILSLLTVREAVRTSVLSRRWRHVWCQTSDLFLDAPNLFPPDLCIPDSELYNLFRGERDRLILHLSCRFLSAAGALLAHHQAHKLGTFRLHFPLGRGQSQLLDSWLEHAIGREVEILDLNFNKGRPIIRLDFARPYNFPFRLLLSSPSGANCLKRLFLEFSIWNPPLEEFEGFASLQVLELRRVNITERHVKDLLASCPVLERLVLAKCGDFVDLVVSSDSLKYFFLEEWQSLKSVELSGANLSTFEYRGRQVWFSFEKVPRLERLFLFKDSVRLVDYALNRLPIDAPQIKTLTMCVSSPREIAGIEPSFPVNPPIFASLSQLIINIPSPGDLLWIAWLLKASPLLQKLELHMAFHSNYMSHNRDVRRYKKVKVLHEGPHHHLENVELSGFTGSNFQLDIAKYILNIAVNLKLMMIDPRPRQYISDGKLMDVEGLYEGNIADNWTKKIRTLVHQQLSGEGFRSIFKLWSSVSLSHQSDVANMLK is encoded by the exons ATGGCGGGGCGGACGATGCCCGATCCAGGCGGGGCGGACCGCCTTAGCAGCCTCCCAGACGCCATCCTCAGCTCCATCCTCTCCCTCCTCACCGTCCGGGAGGCCGTCCGCACCAGCGTCCTGTCCAGGCGGTGGCGCCACGTCTGGTGCCAGACCTCCGACCTCTTCCTCGACGCCCCCAACCTCTTCCCTCCCGATCTCTGCATCCCCGACTCCGAGCTCTACAACCTGTTCAGGGGCGAACGCGACCGCCTCATCCTCCATCTCTCGTGCCGCTTCCTCTCCGCCGCCGGCGCCCTCCTCGCCCACCACCAAGCCCACAAGCTCGGTACTTTCCgcctccactttccgctaggCCGCGGGCAGTCCCAGCTTCTCGACTCCTGGCTCGAACATGCTATCGGCCGCGAAGTCGAGATCCTCGATCTCAATTTCAACAAGGGTCGACCCATCATCCGCTTGGACTTTGCCCGGCCCTACAACTTTCCCTTCCGTCTCCTGCTATCTTCGCCTTCCGGAGCCAACTGTTTGAAGCGCCTTTTCCTGGAATTCTCCATCTGGAACCCCCCACTCGAGGAGTTCGAGGGTTTTGCCAGTCTCCAAGTTTTGGAGCTCCGGCGAGTGAACATTACCGAGAGGCATGTGAAGGACCTGCTGGCTTCTTGCCCGGTTCTCGAGCGTCTTGTACTGGCGAAGTGCGGAGATTTCGTCGATCTGGTGGTGAGCAGTGATtcactgaaatatttctttctGGAGGAATGGCAAAGCTTGAAAAGCGTCGAGCTCAGCGGTGCGAATCTCTCTACGTTCGAGTACAGGGGCCGGCAGGTCTGGTTCTCCTTCGAGAAGGTCCCCAGGCTTGAACGGTTGTTCTTGTTCAAGGATTCTGTGCGCCTGGTGGACTATGCCTTGAATAGGCTCCCGATCGATGCCCCACAAATCAAGACTCTGACTATGTGCGTTTCCTCACCGAGGGAG ATTGCGGGCATCGAACCCAGTTTTCCAGTAAACCCACCCATATTTGCTAGTCTCAGCCAGTTGATCATCAACATTCCATCACCTGGAGACCTTCTTTGGATAGCTTGGCTTCTCAAGGCATCGCCTCTCTTGCAAAAACTTGAACTGCAT ATGGCTTTTCATTCAAACTACATGTCTCATAACCGGGATGTGCGTCGATATAAGAAGGTGAAGGTGCTTCATGAGGGTCCACATCACCACCTTGAGAATGTTGAATTGAGTGGTTTCACAGGCAGCAATTTCCAACTCGACATTGCAAAGTACATTCTTAACATTGCTGTTAATCTCAAGTTGATGATGATTGATCCACGCCCAAGACAATATATTTCTGATGGCAAACTGATGGATGTTGAAGGGTTGTATGAAGGAAATATTGCTGACAACTGGACCAAAAAGATCCGGACATTGGTCCATCAACAGCTCTCTGGAGAG
- the LOC103723046 gene encoding F-box/FBD/LRR-repeat protein At1g13570-like isoform X2, protein MAGRTMPDPGGADRLSSLPDAILSSILSLLTVREAVRTSVLSRRWRHVWCQTSDLFLDAPNLFPPDLCIPDSELYNLFRGERDRLILHLSCRFLSAAGALLAHHQAHKLGTFRLHFPLGRGQSQLLDSWLEHAIGREVEILDLNFNKGRPIIRLDFARPYNFPFRLLLSSPSGANCLKRLFLEFSIWNPPLEEFEGFASLQVLELRRVNITERHVKDLLASCPVLERLVLAKCGDFVDLVVSSDSLKYFFLEEWQSLKSVELSGANLSTFEYRGRQVWFSFEKVPRLERLFLFKDSVRLVDYALNRLPIDAPQIKTLTMCVSSPREVGFYWKMAFHSNYMSHNRDVRRYKKVKVLHEGPHHHLENVELSGFTGSNFQLDIAKYILNIAVNLKLMMIDPRPRQYISDGKLMDVEGLYEGNIADNWTKKIRTLVHQQLSGEGFRSIFKLWSSVSLSHQSDVANMLK, encoded by the exons ATGGCGGGGCGGACGATGCCCGATCCAGGCGGGGCGGACCGCCTTAGCAGCCTCCCAGACGCCATCCTCAGCTCCATCCTCTCCCTCCTCACCGTCCGGGAGGCCGTCCGCACCAGCGTCCTGTCCAGGCGGTGGCGCCACGTCTGGTGCCAGACCTCCGACCTCTTCCTCGACGCCCCCAACCTCTTCCCTCCCGATCTCTGCATCCCCGACTCCGAGCTCTACAACCTGTTCAGGGGCGAACGCGACCGCCTCATCCTCCATCTCTCGTGCCGCTTCCTCTCCGCCGCCGGCGCCCTCCTCGCCCACCACCAAGCCCACAAGCTCGGTACTTTCCgcctccactttccgctaggCCGCGGGCAGTCCCAGCTTCTCGACTCCTGGCTCGAACATGCTATCGGCCGCGAAGTCGAGATCCTCGATCTCAATTTCAACAAGGGTCGACCCATCATCCGCTTGGACTTTGCCCGGCCCTACAACTTTCCCTTCCGTCTCCTGCTATCTTCGCCTTCCGGAGCCAACTGTTTGAAGCGCCTTTTCCTGGAATTCTCCATCTGGAACCCCCCACTCGAGGAGTTCGAGGGTTTTGCCAGTCTCCAAGTTTTGGAGCTCCGGCGAGTGAACATTACCGAGAGGCATGTGAAGGACCTGCTGGCTTCTTGCCCGGTTCTCGAGCGTCTTGTACTGGCGAAGTGCGGAGATTTCGTCGATCTGGTGGTGAGCAGTGATtcactgaaatatttctttctGGAGGAATGGCAAAGCTTGAAAAGCGTCGAGCTCAGCGGTGCGAATCTCTCTACGTTCGAGTACAGGGGCCGGCAGGTCTGGTTCTCCTTCGAGAAGGTCCCCAGGCTTGAACGGTTGTTCTTGTTCAAGGATTCTGTGCGCCTGGTGGACTATGCCTTGAATAGGCTCCCGATCGATGCCCCACAAATCAAGACTCTGACTATGTGCGTTTCCTCACCGAGGGAGGTGGGTTTCTATTGGAAG ATGGCTTTTCATTCAAACTACATGTCTCATAACCGGGATGTGCGTCGATATAAGAAGGTGAAGGTGCTTCATGAGGGTCCACATCACCACCTTGAGAATGTTGAATTGAGTGGTTTCACAGGCAGCAATTTCCAACTCGACATTGCAAAGTACATTCTTAACATTGCTGTTAATCTCAAGTTGATGATGATTGATCCACGCCCAAGACAATATATTTCTGATGGCAAACTGATGGATGTTGAAGGGTTGTATGAAGGAAATATTGCTGACAACTGGACCAAAAAGATCCGGACATTGGTCCATCAACAGCTCTCTGGAGAG
- the LOC103723047 gene encoding cation/calcium exchanger 1-like: protein MAFARTHHEPNGPLLSNLSLLLLSFPPPAHPYTPQDACQGLEDLEDHQARCSYLHTHPPCSPRGCIDYLRVFYCILAEYPLLGYLLLFLWLLLLFYLLGSTASRYFCSSLESLSRLLRLPPTIAGVTLLPLGNGAADVFAIFVSFAGSGISDVGLSSVLGSAFFVSSVVVGIISIGVASRAVVIDRSSFVRDLCFLAAALCSLLAFLIAGRIRVWCSICFVSLYIVYIVTVWIGLCCGENSAELAMPLLDSIQVVQVPIDNNAKETSEHDQVDDDKSCRSKLKPSVPCCIHGLIYLVQMPLHLPRRLTIPDVSEERWSKPFAVSAAIFAPLLLATLWNSQREEMGSDEWLTVYLSGGLVGIVLGIIAAETTEKHSPPKRCLFSWLAGGFLMSVIWAYMIARELVALLVSIGCILGIRPLVLGLTVLAWGNSLGDLMANVAIAANGGSDGVQIAFSGCYAGPLFNIVFGLGLSLVLASWASHPSPFVIPQDPSLFETMGFLVGALLWALAMLPRRGMKLDRVFGAGLLAIYLCFLCLRLSESLGLLQLRSLLLHL, encoded by the coding sequence atgGCTTTCGCCCGCACCCACCATGAACCCAATGGCCCCCTCCTGTCGAACCTTTCCTTACTCCTGTTATCCTTCCCCCCCCCGGCCCATCCCTATACCCCGCAGGATGCCTGCCAAGGCCTGGAGGACCTCGAAGACCACCAGGCCAGGTGCTCGTATCTCCATACCCACCCCCCATGCTCGCCTCGGGGCTGCATAGACTATCTCCGCGTCTTCTACTGCATTCTCGCGGAGTACCCTCTTCTGGGCtatcttctcctcttcctctggCTTCTGCTGCTGTTCTATCTCCTGGGAAGCACCGCTTCCCGCTACTTCTGCTCCTCCCTGGAGAGCCTCTCCAGACTCCTGCGGCTGCCGCCCACCATAGCAGGGGTCACTCTCCTACCGCTGGGCAATGGCGCCGCCGACGTCTTCGCCATCTTCGTCTCCTTCGCCGGGTCCGGCATCAGCGATGTTGGCCTCAGCAGCGTGCTCGGCAGCGCATTCTTCGTCTCCAGCGTGGTGGTGGGAATCATCAGCATCGGCGTTGCCTCGCGGGCCGTCGTCATCGACCGGTCGAGCTTCGTAAGGGATCTCTGCTTCTTGGCGGCCGCGCTTTGTTCCCTTCTCGCTTTTCTGATCGCTGGGAGGATTCGGGTATGGTGCTCGATATGCTTCGTTTCTCTCTATATTGTCTACATTGTTACAGTGTGGATTGGGCTCTGCTGCGGCGAAAATTCCGCAGAGCTGGCGATGCCGCTTCTAGATAGCATCCAAGTCGTACAAGTTCCCATCGACAACAACGCGAAAGAAACCAGCGAGCACGACCAAGTCGATGATGACAAGTCTTGCCGTTCCAAGCTCAAGCCATCGGTTCCATGCTGCATTCATGGGTTGATTTATCTCGTACAGATGCCTCTCCATCTTCCAAGGAGGTTGACGATACCCGACGTTTCGGAGGAGAGGTGGTCGAAGCCGTTCGCAGTCTCTGCGGCCATCTTCGCGCCGCTTCTCTTAGCTACTCTCTGGAATTCTCAGAGAGAGGAGATGGGCTCGGATGAGTGGCTAACGGTCTATCTTTCTGGCGGCCTGGTGGGGATCGTTCTGGGGATCATTGCAGCGGAGACCACTGAGAAACACAGCCCTCCTAAAAGGTGTCTGTTCTCTTGGCTTGCAGGTGGTTTTTTGATGAGTGTGATCTGGGCTTACATGATAGCTAGAGAACTGGTTGCTCTGCTGGTTTCCATTGGTTGCATACTCGGGATAAGGCCTCTGGTTCTGGGGCTCACTGTCCTGGCCTGGGGCAACTCGCTGGGGGACCTGATGGCCAATGTTGCGATAGCTGCGAACGGTGGGAGCGATGGAGTCCAGATTGCCTTCTCCGGGTGCTATGCGGGGCCTCTCTTCAACATAGTGTTTGGCTTGGGTCTGTCCCTTGTGCTGGCATCGTGGGCCTCACATCCGTCTCCTTTTGTCATCCCTCAGGACCCATCTCTCTTTGAGACGATGGGGTTTCTTGTAGGTGCCCTGCTCTGGGCCCTTGCGATGCTGCCAAGGAGAGGGATGAAGCTGGATAGGGTGTTTGGCGCTGGGCTGCTGGCCATCTACTTGTGCTTTCTGTGCTTGAGGCTTTCCGAGAGCCTTGGACTGTTGCAGCTTCGaagccttctcctccatctATAG